The following are from one region of the Sorghum bicolor cultivar BTx623 chromosome 2, Sorghum_bicolor_NCBIv3, whole genome shotgun sequence genome:
- the LOC8059000 gene encoding uncharacterized protein LOC8059000, giving the protein MAIAARALRRLPLHLSPSISRSFCAVSPAAAPAPAAASAKVADRIVRVLAIDPDGARREVVGLTGQTLLRALANAGLIEPASHRLEEIDACSAECEVHIAQEWLDKLPPPSYEERYVLTRASRNRELNKHARLGCQVVLAPELQGMVVAVPEPKPWDIP; this is encoded by the coding sequence ATGGCGATCGCGGCGCGCGCCCTGCGCCGCCTCCCGCTCCACCTCTCCCCCTCGATCTCCCGCTCCTTCTGCGCAGTTTCCCCGGCCGCCGCCCCAGCCCCCGCCGCGGCGTCCGCCAAGGTCGCCGACCGCATCGTGCGCGTCCTCGCCATCGATCCCGACGGGGCGCGCCGTGAGGTGGTCGGCCTCACGGGGCAGACACTCCTCCGCGCGCTGGCCAACGCGGGGCTCATCGAGCCGGCCTCCCACCGCCTCGAGGAGATCGACGCGTGCTCCGCCGAGTGCGAGGTCCACATCGCGCAGGAGTGGCTCGACAAGCTGCCGCCACCGTCCTACGAGGAGCGGTACGTGCTCACGCGCGCGTCCAGGAACCGCGAGCTCAACAAGCACGCGCGCCTGGGCTGCCAGGTCGTCCTCGCGCCGGAGCTGCAGGGGATGGTCGTCGCTGTCCCCGAGCCTAAGCCGTGGGACATCCCGTAA